The Sporocytophaga myxococcoides genome contains a region encoding:
- a CDS encoding SDR family NAD(P)-dependent oxidoreductase yields the protein MEILNSYNTTGNSALSDANLLVKEYILSKFAEKFQTDAEHLDLSENLLDMGLDSSIVIKIAEEFEQELEIKLYPTVFFEYKTLQEIIGYFTSEFSDKIVNYYSIHSQDHALIKPVTDHEEMIGLHIRISNFLKQRIASVLEIHPDQINMEENLLDLGLGSSSLVSLAEEFEKDIKITLYPTVFFEYQNLSSIADYFAREFKQEFEQYFDLSKPETEIPKTSSSVPAIDVPEPNIDIFEKSNYRAPLQVENLHGFTLHWEKVIPQDSLNNTNNHVILLQENDFSEIKKHLFRKTFQSVNIPASKHEFSGITLEEATPYNFILYINEDQTLLSQGINAVKLVESVYMSVQNMVKKISVIRKKSQYSITVVIESTDLFSSPLLFAFRGLMKSVSAELPYVKGNVTGIDSFSIESLEWIKRQTFFNEEKCTVKIKTETYQLNIIEKEFNTSPSGIEIKDNSSYLISGGSGKLGQLLAMHIASKARCTVVLLGRKPQLTGVKVTGSRGNIIYRSCDVKNRNHLREIIKEVGTIYGPVKGVIHAAGIIEDGSFLSKKEEQLKNVLDVKIAGLINLDKTVDDQPLDFFTGFSSISSFIGNRGQTDYATANGFMDGYLRQRQIASEKGQKKGKSISINWPLWESGGMMPHQIVIDMMEKSFGLFLLGNNDGLFAFDRILASDNSQLCVIKGQRDKLERLLGKISSGEHVSPAPAASGNASDNQILTECEINTGAPTLTYLKSRWSEIKSSPQEDPYAELGYGDISMKLTKLLEFINKDYRLRIPAIVITNVRNLNDIYTNITKYLSPSSADSKERDSTSEILNKFQKPILINQFNSSANDKNTRDIAVVGMDGRFPQSPDVHVFWKNLENEKDMVTHTPEDRLKWWKVISGLLNCDSEEDFMLAGGYIDNVDKFDADYFKISGREAEVIDPQQRLFLESVWKCIQDAGYTPQSLSGTKTGVFAAVSTRDYHELLIINGVDVEPQHSTGLAHSILPNRVSYWLNLHGPSEAIDTACSSSLVALNRAVQAIHNGDCEQAIVGGVNLVLSPLAILAFGKTGILGKDGRCKTFDKSANGYARGEGVGSVFLKPLNQAIAAGDVIHGVIKGTSVNHGGRGNSLTAPNPTLQADVISQAIRRSGCDINSINYIEAHGTGTALGDPVEIEGLKRAFRTLQKDQNVAAPSTAHCGIGAVKSNIGHLEAAAGMAGLIKVLMALKHKKIPASLHIQEINPFINLNNSPFYIVQKTRDWPKVNAVTPRRAGLSSFGFGGTNAHVVLEEFIRKNTAPNLADKVFIIPFSAPSAGQLIDYLNRFLKYLKDTPVTNSELNSIAYTLQTGRTAHEYRQSFTVSTINDLLHKINQFLQNSLIESPKAVGNESPLSKETGKEIVDKLINSGNYKELSNLWQQGKSVDWKLLYDKPVDRLSLPTFPLKKTSHWLSTPTLREHVLKGLVSKDIESNKANETITTKSSDIKEFLVQETSALLKKNPEEINSGISLMEYGLDSILGMTLVKKIEQKLNMPVYVNEILQYDSIDKLSAYLQKESTEKTTVGKSELKLNLSSHSADEEGVRLTRPVVFLLSTPRSGSTLLRAMLMGNSKLFAPPELHLLNFSNLKERKLLLGNSGLGDGLIETIKTLKNTSIEEAKFWLEQEELKSLPVKEVYRRIQDMTNDMMLIDKSPSYASDINVLRKAEKQFSNAKYVFLVRHPFAVMESIVRNRFHKFIPGNESDPDKNAEKIWYDFNKNIVDFISEIPAGKAITVYYEDLIANPKATLTAINDFLQIPFEESMLNPYEGNKLIKGLHDNSMSVGDPNFLKHDSVKKEFSYFWKSAYKVLPNLNSDTKKFASRLGYDIAQDLELSPVQKEFLNLNPIEDKWVLNHEFSFSLNNEKVLNSETLAKAVGQLIELYPLFQRIYKKEEGLLKWNHNSSKQTLIQFEDISVLDSWNQDALVKQKTNDIPGRINIYEGPVLAVSIFLTGINNYRGVIQYHHFYGDGITSITLLKNLISLLNGSHPEQNMINESYINYLDNINDGTISFINNTDATHGLNLPVDNALGSNTFSDQAEMKLTLQTEQTEDKRFNLFFTIGSALVTTLGKWTNTNLIPLDVRYHGRIIPNFNKTYMNSSGFFAYDLPLIVNLEEENQTEAFNKAYMEAKKTGFKPRVIFNNVRLNFQPFQKLLTEDSEIILNNSYEYFSPQQERKNQLDCIVRKGSDNLLEFIIRYSKNRYNNDTIEYIIHGWIAEFNYSMNHSG from the coding sequence ATGGAAATATTAAATTCATATAACACGACAGGAAATTCAGCATTGTCAGATGCAAATCTTTTGGTGAAAGAATACATTCTATCCAAGTTTGCAGAAAAATTTCAGACAGATGCCGAGCATCTGGATCTCAGTGAAAACCTGCTGGATATGGGACTTGACTCTTCTATAGTGATTAAAATTGCAGAAGAATTTGAACAGGAATTAGAGATTAAACTATATCCGACAGTTTTTTTTGAATACAAAACACTTCAGGAAATCATAGGATATTTCACTTCAGAATTTTCTGATAAAATAGTAAATTATTACTCAATACACAGCCAGGACCATGCCCTGATAAAACCTGTGACAGATCATGAAGAAATGATCGGGCTCCATATAAGGATTTCTAATTTTCTAAAACAACGTATTGCATCTGTTTTAGAAATCCATCCAGACCAGATAAACATGGAGGAGAACCTGCTTGATCTTGGGCTGGGTTCCTCCTCTCTTGTAAGCCTTGCGGAAGAATTTGAAAAGGATATTAAAATAACTTTATATCCAACTGTTTTTTTTGAATATCAAAACCTTTCAAGCATTGCAGATTATTTCGCAAGAGAGTTTAAACAAGAATTTGAGCAATATTTTGATTTAAGTAAACCTGAGACAGAGATACCTAAGACATCATCATCCGTTCCTGCTATTGACGTGCCAGAGCCTAATATTGATATCTTTGAAAAAAGTAATTATCGCGCTCCTCTGCAAGTAGAAAATTTACATGGCTTTACCTTGCACTGGGAAAAGGTAATTCCTCAGGATTCACTAAATAATACTAATAATCATGTTATCCTGCTACAGGAAAATGATTTCAGCGAGATAAAAAAACATCTGTTCAGAAAAACATTTCAAAGTGTAAATATTCCTGCTTCAAAACATGAGTTCTCAGGTATTACTCTGGAAGAGGCTACGCCATACAATTTTATTCTTTACATTAATGAAGATCAGACTTTATTGTCGCAAGGCATAAATGCTGTAAAGCTTGTGGAGAGTGTCTATATGAGTGTACAGAATATGGTAAAAAAAATATCTGTAATAAGGAAAAAGAGCCAATATTCCATTACCGTAGTGATAGAATCAACAGATCTTTTTAGTTCTCCTTTGTTATTTGCGTTCAGAGGACTTATGAAATCTGTAAGTGCAGAATTACCTTATGTTAAAGGAAATGTTACAGGCATTGATTCTTTCAGTATAGAGAGCCTTGAATGGATTAAAAGACAAACCTTTTTCAATGAAGAAAAATGCACTGTTAAAATAAAAACAGAGACTTATCAGCTTAATATTATTGAAAAAGAATTTAATACAAGTCCTTCCGGTATTGAAATAAAAGACAACAGTTCTTACCTTATTTCAGGTGGATCAGGAAAACTGGGGCAACTCTTAGCTATGCACATAGCCTCAAAAGCAAGATGTACGGTAGTTCTTTTAGGACGTAAACCACAACTAACTGGAGTAAAAGTAACAGGGAGCCGGGGAAATATTATCTACAGATCTTGTGATGTAAAGAACAGAAATCACCTGAGGGAAATTATCAAAGAGGTAGGTACCATATACGGCCCTGTGAAAGGTGTGATTCATGCAGCAGGCATTATTGAAGACGGATCATTCCTTTCGAAAAAAGAAGAACAGCTAAAAAATGTGCTTGATGTCAAAATCGCTGGCCTTATCAATCTTGATAAAACAGTGGATGATCAGCCTCTGGACTTCTTTACAGGCTTCTCTTCTATAAGCTCCTTTATTGGCAACAGAGGGCAGACAGATTACGCAACTGCAAATGGTTTTATGGATGGTTATTTGCGACAAAGACAAATTGCATCAGAAAAAGGACAGAAAAAAGGTAAAAGCATATCAATAAACTGGCCACTATGGGAAAGTGGTGGAATGATGCCACATCAAATAGTAATTGATATGATGGAAAAATCATTTGGCCTTTTTCTTCTGGGTAATAATGATGGATTATTCGCTTTTGACAGGATATTGGCTTCCGATAACAGTCAGCTATGTGTTATAAAAGGCCAGAGAGATAAGTTAGAAAGACTTCTGGGTAAAATAAGTTCAGGAGAGCATGTATCTCCTGCTCCAGCTGCATCTGGCAATGCCTCAGATAATCAAATATTAACCGAATGTGAAATAAATACTGGTGCTCCCACACTTACTTATCTAAAATCAAGATGGTCTGAGATAAAAAGCTCACCTCAGGAAGATCCGTATGCTGAACTAGGTTACGGAGATATTTCAATGAAGCTTACAAAATTATTAGAATTTATAAATAAGGATTATCGTTTGAGAATCCCGGCAATAGTAATCACCAATGTTAGAAATCTGAATGACATTTATACCAATATCACTAAATACCTATCTCCTTCATCAGCAGATTCTAAAGAAAGAGATTCAACCTCAGAAATTTTAAACAAATTTCAAAAACCAATTTTAATCAATCAGTTTAATTCTTCGGCAAATGATAAAAATACTAGGGACATAGCTGTTGTCGGTATGGACGGAAGATTTCCTCAGTCACCGGACGTACATGTATTCTGGAAAAATCTGGAAAACGAAAAAGATATGGTGACGCATACTCCAGAAGACAGATTAAAATGGTGGAAAGTTATATCAGGCCTGTTAAACTGCGACTCAGAAGAAGATTTCATGCTTGCCGGGGGATACATTGACAATGTTGATAAGTTTGACGCTGACTATTTCAAAATTTCAGGTCGAGAAGCTGAAGTCATAGATCCTCAACAAAGACTATTTTTGGAGTCTGTATGGAAATGTATTCAGGATGCAGGTTATACACCACAATCATTATCTGGAACCAAAACCGGTGTTTTTGCTGCGGTTTCCACGAGAGACTATCATGAATTGCTTATCATAAACGGAGTTGATGTAGAACCTCAGCATTCAACCGGATTAGCACATAGTATTCTTCCGAACAGAGTATCCTATTGGCTGAACTTACATGGGCCAAGCGAAGCCATTGATACAGCCTGCTCCAGCAGCCTGGTTGCACTAAACAGGGCTGTTCAGGCTATTCACAATGGAGATTGCGAACAGGCCATTGTCGGAGGAGTGAACCTTGTTTTATCTCCTCTTGCTATTCTTGCCTTTGGCAAAACGGGCATACTTGGGAAAGACGGACGCTGCAAGACTTTTGACAAAAGCGCCAATGGATATGCAAGAGGTGAAGGTGTTGGTTCTGTATTTCTCAAACCATTAAATCAAGCTATAGCAGCTGGAGATGTAATACATGGAGTCATAAAAGGAACCAGTGTAAATCATGGAGGAAGAGGTAACAGCCTTACGGCACCAAATCCTACACTTCAGGCTGATGTAATTTCTCAGGCAATAAGAAGGTCTGGCTGCGATATCAACAGCATCAATTATATAGAAGCCCACGGAACGGGCACTGCATTGGGAGATCCTGTCGAAATTGAAGGACTAAAGCGAGCATTCCGGACATTACAAAAAGATCAGAACGTTGCTGCTCCAAGTACAGCCCATTGTGGTATCGGAGCGGTAAAAAGTAATATCGGCCATCTGGAAGCTGCAGCTGGTATGGCTGGTTTAATTAAAGTCCTGATGGCCCTGAAACATAAAAAAATTCCGGCATCATTGCACATTCAGGAAATCAATCCTTTTATTAATCTTAATAATTCACCATTCTATATAGTCCAGAAAACAAGAGACTGGCCTAAGGTAAATGCAGTCACTCCAAGAAGAGCAGGTTTAAGTTCATTTGGGTTCGGTGGTACAAATGCGCATGTGGTACTGGAAGAATTTATTCGAAAAAATACTGCTCCAAACCTGGCAGATAAAGTTTTTATAATTCCATTTTCCGCACCTTCTGCCGGACAGCTTATAGATTACCTCAACAGATTCCTTAAATATCTGAAAGATACTCCTGTAACAAACTCTGAACTTAACAGCATTGCTTATACTCTTCAGACAGGCCGCACTGCTCATGAGTACAGACAGTCATTTACAGTTTCGACCATTAATGACCTTCTACATAAGATCAATCAGTTTCTGCAAAACTCTCTCATCGAATCACCCAAAGCGGTAGGAAATGAATCACCTCTATCAAAAGAAACTGGAAAAGAAATAGTTGACAAATTGATTAATTCAGGCAACTATAAAGAGCTATCAAACTTATGGCAACAAGGCAAATCAGTAGACTGGAAATTACTTTATGATAAACCTGTAGATAGACTATCCTTGCCTACATTTCCGCTAAAAAAGACTTCTCATTGGCTCAGCACACCAACTTTAAGAGAGCATGTTTTGAAAGGTCTTGTTTCTAAAGATATAGAAAGCAATAAAGCAAATGAAACGATTACGACCAAAAGCTCTGACATTAAAGAGTTTTTAGTACAAGAAACTTCTGCATTACTAAAGAAAAATCCTGAAGAGATCAATTCTGGTATATCTCTTATGGAATATGGACTGGATTCTATTCTTGGAATGACATTAGTAAAAAAAATAGAGCAGAAACTTAATATGCCTGTTTATGTCAATGAAATCCTTCAATATGATTCTATCGACAAACTAAGTGCATATCTGCAAAAGGAAAGTACGGAAAAAACTACAGTAGGAAAATCAGAATTGAAGTTAAATCTGTCTTCTCATTCAGCAGATGAAGAAGGAGTTAGACTTACCAGGCCCGTAGTATTCTTGCTTTCCACCCCAAGATCAGGTTCCACACTTTTAAGAGCAATGTTGATGGGTAATTCAAAGCTGTTTGCCCCTCCTGAATTGCACCTTCTTAATTTCTCCAATCTAAAAGAGCGAAAACTACTGTTAGGTAACAGCGGTCTTGGAGATGGTTTAATTGAAACAATTAAAACATTAAAAAATACAAGTATTGAGGAAGCTAAATTCTGGCTGGAGCAAGAGGAGCTAAAAAGCCTTCCAGTGAAAGAGGTATACAGGAGAATACAGGATATGACTAATGATATGATGCTGATAGACAAATCACCAAGTTATGCCTCTGACATCAATGTTTTGCGGAAAGCTGAGAAGCAGTTTTCTAATGCAAAATATGTGTTTCTCGTTAGGCATCCATTTGCCGTTATGGAATCCATAGTAAGGAACAGATTCCATAAATTTATTCCGGGAAACGAATCTGATCCGGACAAAAATGCAGAGAAAATCTGGTATGACTTCAATAAAAACATTGTCGATTTTATCTCTGAGATTCCTGCTGGAAAAGCCATAACTGTCTATTATGAAGATCTGATTGCCAATCCTAAAGCAACGCTCACTGCTATTAATGATTTCCTACAGATTCCCTTTGAAGAATCAATGCTCAACCCCTATGAAGGTAACAAGCTTATCAAAGGTTTGCATGATAACTCTATGAGTGTTGGAGATCCGAATTTTCTTAAACATGATTCGGTAAAAAAAGAATTTTCTTACTTCTGGAAGTCTGCATATAAGGTTCTTCCGAATTTGAATTCAGACACAAAAAAATTCGCATCCAGACTTGGATACGATATAGCACAGGACCTAGAACTAAGCCCCGTGCAGAAGGAATTTCTCAATTTAAATCCTATTGAAGATAAATGGGTATTAAATCATGAGTTTTCCTTTTCTCTTAATAATGAAAAAGTCCTCAATAGTGAAACACTCGCTAAGGCTGTAGGACAACTAATAGAACTGTACCCTCTGTTCCAGCGAATCTATAAAAAAGAGGAAGGTTTGCTTAAGTGGAATCATAATTCCAGTAAACAAACATTGATTCAATTCGAAGATATTTCCGTCCTTGATTCATGGAATCAAGATGCCCTTGTCAAACAAAAAACAAATGATATTCCAGGCAGAATTAATATATATGAAGGACCAGTATTGGCTGTATCTATATTTCTGACAGGCATAAATAACTACCGTGGAGTAATTCAGTATCATCATTTTTACGGTGATGGGATTACCAGCATCACCCTCCTGAAAAATCTTATTTCTCTGTTAAACGGCTCTCATCCTGAGCAAAATATGATTAATGAGTCCTATATCAACTATCTTGATAATATAAATGATGGTACAATCAGTTTCATCAACAATACTGATGCGACTCATGGTTTAAATCTCCCTGTTGATAATGCGTTAGGTTCGAATACATTTTCTGATCAGGCAGAAATGAAGTTGACTTTGCAAACGGAGCAAACAGAAGATAAAAGATTTAATCTGTTCTTCACCATAGGCTCAGCGCTTGTCACCACTCTTGGAAAATGGACCAATACGAACCTTATCCCTCTGGACGTACGCTATCATGGGAGAATTATCCCGAATTTCAATAAAACATACATGAATTCTTCAGGATTCTTTGCTTATGATCTCCCACTGATAGTTAACCTTGAGGAGGAAAATCAGACGGAAGCATTTAATAAAGCCTATATGGAAGCCAAAAAAACAGGTTTCAAACCCAGGGTAATATTTAATAATGTACGATTGAATTTTCAACCTTTTCAAAAACTTCTTACAGAAGATTCAGAAATAATATTGAACAACAGTTATGAATATTTTTCTCCTCAGCAGGAAAGGAAAAACCAACTGGACTGCATCGTTCGTAAAGGCAGCGACAACCTTCTTGAATTTATCATACGATACTCCAAAAACAGATACAACAATGATACAATAGAATATATCATTCATGGCTGGATTGCAGAGTTCAATTATTCCATGAATCATTCAGGATAA